One window of the Candidatus Zixiibacteriota bacterium genome contains the following:
- a CDS encoding Valine-pyruvate aminotransferase, with the protein MSKELFAAVIKADPEKWHYAPHVLSLESSIIREILKISSKPGVISFAGGYPGPEMFPTEEMKKAAAEMIDEYKSTALQYSLSMGINQLREAIAARETRLGSPTKMENIIVTSGSQQGIDVCARTFIDPGDYIITEYPTYVGALQAFNFYQARYATVDMDHDGMLVDQVEAAIKKYNPKMIYTVSNFQNPTGITMSLERRRALVDIALKYNVPIIDDNPYGELRYAGEDVPSMKSIGGDIVISLGTFSKILAPGLRIAWMNASEKVLPTFERVKQSGDLHTNTFTQFMVYAFLKSGKLEGHIQKLIKGYGEKRNTMLREMEKNFPAELSWTKPDGGLFLWVDMPKHISGSKMLPLAIEEKVVYVYGAPFYPDGRYDNNMRLNFSHATPETIVEGIKRLGIVIKKFMT; encoded by the coding sequence ATGAGTAAAGAATTATTTGCGGCCGTTATCAAGGCCGATCCCGAAAAATGGCACTATGCCCCTCATGTTCTTTCCCTCGAAAGTTCCATCATTCGTGAAATCCTGAAAATTTCCTCAAAACCGGGTGTTATTTCTTTTGCCGGCGGCTATCCCGGCCCGGAGATGTTTCCCACCGAAGAGATGAAAAAAGCGGCGGCGGAGATGATCGACGAATACAAATCGACCGCTTTGCAGTATTCTCTTTCCATGGGAATAAATCAACTCCGGGAAGCGATCGCGGCTCGTGAGACACGTCTCGGCTCGCCCACCAAAATGGAAAATATCATCGTGACTTCCGGCTCCCAGCAGGGAATCGATGTCTGTGCCCGGACCTTTATCGACCCCGGCGATTACATCATCACGGAATATCCCACTTATGTCGGGGCCCTGCAGGCCTTCAACTTCTATCAGGCCCGCTACGCCACTGTGGATATGGATCATGACGGTATGCTGGTCGATCAGGTTGAAGCCGCCATCAAGAAATATAACCCCAAGATGATTTACACTGTCTCCAATTTCCAGAATCCGACCGGTATCACTATGTCGCTGGAACGGCGCCGCGCTTTGGTTGATATTGCTCTCAAATACAATGTCCCGATTATCGACGACAACCCCTACGGGGAACTGCGCTACGCCGGTGAGGATGTCCCCTCGATGAAATCAATCGGCGGCGATATCGTTATATCGCTGGGAACATTTTCAAAAATTCTGGCCCCGGGGCTCCGGATCGCCTGGATGAATGCCTCCGAAAAGGTCCTTCCGACATTTGAACGGGTCAAGCAATCCGGCGATTTGCACACCAATACCTTCACCCAGTTCATGGTCTACGCGTTCTTGAAATCGGGCAAACTCGAAGGACATATCCAGAAATTGATCAAAGGTTACGGCGAGAAGCGCAATACCATGCTCCGTGAAATGGAGAAAAATTTCCCGGCCGAACTGAGTTGGACCAAACCCGACGGCGGTTTGTTCCTCTGGGTCGATATGCCCAAGCATATCTCCGGCTCCAAGATGCTTCCTCTGGCCATCGAAGAGAAAGTAGTTTATGTCTATGGCGCCCCGTTCTATCCCGACGGCCGCTATGACAACAACATGCGCCTGAATTTCTCTCATGCCACCCCCGAGACCATAGTCGAGGGCATAAAGCGGCTGGGCATTGTTATCAAGAAATTCATGACGTGA
- a CDS encoding Metallophosphoesterase: MAVYFFSDVHLGAADRAGEQLKIEKLNLLLEKIRQDATKIFILGDLFDFWFEYKHAIPKDHLKIIFQLAALVDKGKEVHYISGNHDFWLGEFLSREAGIIIHRDFYELTEQNKGIYLIHGDGISPSDWGYRILKKILRNRVNIWLYRKIPPDWGIPLAKYVSSSSRGYTAGREPKFIRDYEIFAAAKIKDGYDIVAIGHLHLPVMKEIDGGIYLNTGDFINHFSYGKLDNGTLTLEYIK, from the coding sequence ATGGCAGTCTACTTTTTTTCCGATGTTCATCTCGGGGCCGCCGACAGAGCCGGTGAGCAACTCAAAATTGAGAAATTGAATCTTCTTTTGGAAAAGATACGTCAGGATGCCACCAAGATTTTCATCCTCGGCGACCTTTTTGATTTCTGGTTCGAATACAAGCACGCCATTCCCAAGGATCATTTGAAAATCATTTTCCAATTGGCCGCCCTGGTCGATAAGGGAAAAGAGGTGCATTATATAAGCGGCAATCACGATTTCTGGCTGGGTGAATTCCTGAGCCGCGAGGCCGGGATAATTATCCATCGTGATTTCTATGAACTGACTGAACAGAACAAGGGAATTTACTTGATTCACGGCGACGGCATCTCGCCTTCGGACTGGGGCTACCGCATCCTCAAAAAAATCCTGCGCAACCGCGTCAATATCTGGCTGTATCGCAAGATTCCTCCCGACTGGGGTATCCCTCTGGCCAAGTATGTTTCCAGTTCCTCACGTGGATATACGGCGGGACGCGAACCGAAATTTATCCGTGATTACGAAATATTTGCCGCCGCGAAAATAAAGGATGGCTATGATATCGTGGCGATCGGCCATCTCCATTTGCCGGTGATGAAAGAAATTGACGGCGGAATCTATTTGAACACCGGTGATTTCATCAATCATTTCAGTTACGGCAAATTGGATAACGGCACCTTGACCCTTGAGTACATCAAATAG